The following proteins come from a genomic window of Lolium rigidum isolate FL_2022 chromosome 5, APGP_CSIRO_Lrig_0.1, whole genome shotgun sequence:
- the LOC124656608 gene encoding ankyrin-3-like: protein MTVNDPLCRRLGPLHIAAWFGKLEMCRFLIKDLHLDVNADADHACGRAPKEAVRLLLDRGANPNIACNKGYTVLHVIATMTKRDSSGVAEILLSRGANVDPMCELGTPLHYAAECGNVQMLDMLLQYQANVIIFFFPYFVCSFWSILDVLCSTVSMIAEKLRPGGNLPNRVVRLFYAPLTLAIFAHSLKCVELLIKAGADVNAGRPVTPLIIAAADGLTDCVKCLLEAGADANIPDEIGRTPLEIAAIQGWKECTQILFPFTSRVTRFPDWSIDGIMQHVAFGSSIDYKKCEGSALKAQGDAAFQAKDYPHASDLYTKAVETDPHDSTLYAKRSLCWLHMGEKDKAINDANTYKGMDVDLSSSCHEQAAALILTKEYGLACKALLSGLKLDFGRGPIGEVSREKSA, encoded by the exons ATGACGGTCAATGACCCACTGTGCAGGAGGCTCGGCCCGCTCCACATCGCGGCCTGGTTCGGCAAGCTGGAGATGTGCAGGTTCCTCATCAAGGATCTCCACCTCGACGTCAATGCGGACGCTGACCATG CATGTGGTCGTGCACCTAAGGAAGCTGTGAGACTCCTACTTGATCGTGGCGCTAATCCAAACatagcatgcaacaaagggtataCTGTGCTCCATGTTATTGCGACCATGACAAAGCGAG ATTCCAGTGGGGTAGCAGAGATATTATTGTCCAGAGGGGCCAATGTTGACCCCATGTGCGAACTAGGAACCCCACTACATTATGCTGCTGAATGTGGAAATGTGCAGATGCTGGACATGCTGTTGCAGTATCAGGCAAATGTAATAATTTTCTTCTTTCCATATTTTGTGTGCTCTTTTTGGTCTATATTAGATGTGTTGTGCAGTACTGTATCCATGATAGCTGAGAAGTTGCGGCCAGGGGGGAATTTG CCTAACAGAGTTGTACGTTTATTCTATGCACCACTGACATTGGCTATCTTTGCTCATTCGTTGAAGTGCGTGGAACTACTTATTAAG GCTGGTGCTGATGTCAATGCTGGTAGGCCTGTAACTCCATTAATAATAGCTGCAGCTGATGGCTTAACTGACTGCGTCAAGTGTTTGTTGGAAGCTGGTGCTGATGCCAATATTCCCGATGAA ATTGGTAGAACACCATTGGAAATAGCTGCAATCCAAGGATGGAAGGAATGCACTCAGATCCTTTTTCCTTTCACATCTCGTGTAACCAGATTTCCAGACTGGAGCATTGATGGAATAATGCAACATGTGGCATTTGGGAGTTCAATA GATTATAAAAAATGTGAGGGATCTGCTTTAAAAGCCCAAGGGGATGCTGCATTTCAGGCAAAGGATTATCCTCATGCATCGGATCTGTACACCAAG GCAGTCGAGACTGACCCTCATGATTCAACCTTGTATGCAAAGAGGAGCCTTTGCTGGCTGCATATGGGTGAAAAAGACAAAGCTATTAATGATGCTAATACCTACAAAGGTATGGATGTGGACTTATCAAGTTCCTGCCATGAGCAAGCAGCAGCTCTAATACTGACGAAG GAGTATGGCCTTGCATGCAAAGCTCTCCTTTCTGGCTTGAAATTGGATTTTGGACGAGGTCCGATCGGTGAAGTATCTCG GGAGAAGAGTGCGTGA